The following proteins are co-located in the Candidatus Methanogranum gryphiswaldense genome:
- a CDS encoding energy-coupling factor ABC transporter permease: protein MHIMEGYLPWEWCLVWFIIAIPFLFFGAKKIIKIVREHPEQKMTVALSGAFIFLLSSLKLPSVTGSSSHPTGTGLSTVLYGVACTSFLSIIVLIFQALLLAHGGLTTLGANVVSMGIFGPACGFGVWYVLRKKAHVSIPVAMFCTAAIADFMTYVATSFQLTLAYHDVGFATAFTEFLTTFAITQIPLSIVEGIIFAMFAMYLMNNKPEIFGESVGEEKVNSEVC, encoded by the coding sequence ATGCATATAATGGAAGGATATCTGCCGTGGGAATGGTGTTTGGTATGGTTTATCATCGCAATACCGTTCTTGTTCTTCGGCGCAAAGAAAATAATAAAGATCGTAAGGGAGCATCCCGAGCAGAAGATGACCGTAGCTCTTTCAGGAGCGTTCATATTTTTATTGTCATCTCTTAAATTGCCGTCCGTGACCGGGTCCAGTTCTCATCCGACTGGAACAGGTCTTTCAACCGTTCTTTACGGTGTCGCGTGCACATCGTTTCTATCGATCATAGTTCTGATATTTCAGGCACTCTTATTAGCTCATGGCGGCCTCACAACACTTGGAGCGAATGTCGTTTCAATGGGTATCTTCGGTCCGGCATGTGGTTTCGGAGTCTGGTATGTTTTAAGGAAAAAGGCGCACGTCAGTATTCCAGTAGCTATGTTCTGCACAGCGGCCATTGCAGATTTCATGACCTATGTAGCAACTTCATTCCAGCTTACACTCGCATACCATGATGTAGGGTTTGCAACTGCATTCACTGAGTTCCTTACGACATTTGCGATCACCCAGATCCCATTGTCCATAGTGGAGGGAATAATATTCGCAATGTTTGCAATGTATCTCATGAACAATAAGCCTGAGATATTCGGGGAATCGGTCGGAGAAGAGAAGGTCAATTCGGAGGTATGTTGA
- a CDS encoding energy-coupling factor ABC transporter permease yields MHIMEGYLPWEWCVVWYAIALPVLIYGAWKIVKIVREHPDQKMIVALSGAFIFLLSSLKLPSVTGSSSHPTGTGLSTVLYGVACTSFLSVIVLLFQALLLAHGGLTTLGANVVSMGIIGPFVGFAVWRLLRGPVGMKIATAMFFTAVVADMVTYIFTSFELALAYPGTDFFNSFIEYLSVFAVTQIPLAIIEGIIFSMFAVYLANNRPEVFGDITEKDLITKDKRKKVSSRRIYFAGFAVIASIVVVALVYGLMTGADFGGTDDAGGSIIDASGTFDGPWWNGLFGDFELSDIQEKLLFLLQGIIGLAVIVYFLNHVRVSRRRAQGLPTGKRGGVSEQVQMDTLAYSSRMVGWSPLGKMFLILSLIVVGLLTNSIIVPVCTLIIGLILMAYSTNFKIPSLIALAIGEAILIMIIGCGMISIMGKTSDPALWDTNILWFHIHMTEASFNQAWLVFLRAIAGVTLMLSFATSTPIPHLAQALRQIRIPKEITEIMVLIYRYSFLLLERMQTMRSAADCRLGFAGFIRSFKTTAGIAIGVFSSSMEIGDKAQCALDCRNYSGTFPVFRVPRKISVPWVIFSLILAVVLLVFGLYSVGWINMSDVFFGKV; encoded by the coding sequence ATGCACATAATGGAAGGATATCTACCGTGGGAATGGTGCGTCGTATGGTACGCGATAGCTCTGCCTGTATTGATCTACGGAGCATGGAAGATAGTAAAGATCGTCCGTGAACATCCTGACCAGAAGATGATAGTGGCTCTTTCCGGAGCATTCATCTTTCTTCTATCTTCTTTGAAATTGCCATCTGTGACAGGTTCCAGTTCTCATCCTACGGGAACTGGTCTTTCCACTGTACTTTACGGTGTTGCCTGCACTTCATTCCTATCTGTTATCGTTCTGTTGTTTCAGGCCCTTCTTCTGGCACATGGCGGCCTCACTACGCTTGGTGCAAATGTCGTGTCGATGGGCATAATCGGTCCCTTCGTGGGATTTGCAGTATGGCGTCTTCTCAGAGGTCCGGTCGGAATGAAAATAGCCACTGCGATGTTCTTCACCGCTGTGGTTGCCGACATGGTGACATACATATTCACATCATTCGAATTGGCACTCGCTTATCCTGGAACGGATTTTTTCAATTCTTTCATCGAATATCTCAGCGTCTTTGCGGTGACACAGATACCGCTTGCAATAATCGAGGGAATAATATTCTCAATGTTCGCCGTATATCTGGCAAATAACAGGCCAGAGGTATTCGGCGATATCACCGAGAAGGATCTTATTACTAAAGATAAACGTAAAAAGGTATCTTCCAGAAGGATATATTTTGCAGGATTTGCGGTTATTGCATCCATTGTGGTGGTCGCACTTGTATATGGTTTGATGACCGGTGCGGATTTCGGAGGTACAGATGATGCAGGCGGGAGTATAATCGATGCTTCTGGAACATTCGACGGCCCATGGTGGAACGGCCTCTTTGGAGATTTTGAATTATCGGATATTCAGGAGAAGTTGTTATTCCTTCTTCAGGGCATTATTGGACTTGCCGTTATAGTGTATTTCTTGAATCATGTTAGAGTTTCAAGGAGGAGGGCGCAGGGACTTCCGACAGGTAAGCGCGGAGGCGTCTCGGAGCAGGTCCAAATGGACACTCTCGCATATAGTTCCAGAATGGTGGGATGGTCTCCTTTGGGTAAGATGTTCCTCATTCTTTCACTGATCGTGGTGGGATTATTGACGAACAGCATTATCGTGCCTGTTTGCACTTTGATCATAGGTCTGATCCTCATGGCCTATTCTACAAATTTCAAGATCCCATCGTTGATAGCTCTGGCAATCGGTGAAGCGATCCTTATCATGATCATCGGATGCGGCATGATATCGATAATGGGAAAGACATCAGACCCAGCCCTATGGGATACGAATATACTTTGGTTCCATATCCACATGACAGAGGCCAGTTTCAATCAGGCTTGGTTGGTATTTTTAAGGGCTATTGCAGGTGTGACCTTGATGTTGTCATTTGCGACCTCTACCCCGATACCTCATCTGGCACAGGCATTGCGTCAGATAAGGATACCAAAGGAGATCACGGAGATCATGGTCCTCATATACAGGTATTCTTTCCTTCTTCTCGAAAGGATGCAGACAATGAGGTCTGCGGCCGATTGTCGTCTGGGATTCGCGGGATTCATAAGGTCCTTCAAGACCACCGCGGGTATAGCGATCGGCGTGTTCTCATCATCTATGGAGATCGGAGATAAGGCACAGTGCGCATTGGATTGCAGGAATTATTCCGGTACATTCCCTGTATTCAGGGTCCCACGCAAGATATCTGTTCCATGGGTGATATTCTCGCTCATACTGGCTGTTGTATTGTTAGTGTTCGGATTGTATTCGGTCGGTTGGATCAATATGTCCGATGTATTCTTCGGTAAGGTGTGA
- a CDS encoding uroporphyrinogen-III synthase — translation MTTVAFTRPADRIADSVKAAEDMGLVAIAAPSLEVMDGHQDDYDDAERLLSSRKVDYAIFGSGTAVDKCVERFGRDGFIKLFTGSVIVAIGPNTAAVLRKSGGIEPKIMPVNDHSSYGLVNSLGKDVNGKTVMLVRSDSGSDVLLDGLKDNGANVVEFAAYRLKEVGMTNDLMRIMDGLEDGSIDVMAFTSPMSAESFIGLLDQRYGHSKAAMMMDKVKVAAIGKPTSLRLQSLGRVPDIVPEKTTFLDMLQAIKDHQK, via the coding sequence ATGACGACCGTGGCTTTTACCAGGCCGGCCGATAGAATAGCCGATTCGGTAAAGGCAGCGGAAGATATGGGTCTAGTGGCGATCGCTGCGCCGTCATTGGAGGTCATGGATGGACATCAGGATGATTATGATGACGCTGAGAGGTTGCTTTCCAGCAGAAAGGTGGATTATGCGATCTTCGGATCCGGGACAGCTGTGGATAAATGCGTGGAAAGATTCGGCAGAGATGGATTTATAAAATTGTTCACTGGGTCTGTCATTGTGGCGATAGGTCCGAATACTGCAGCAGTACTGCGTAAGTCGGGTGGAATTGAGCCAAAGATCATGCCTGTCAACGATCACAGTTCTTATGGACTGGTGAATTCTCTAGGAAAGGATGTGAATGGTAAGACCGTGATGCTGGTACGTTCCGACAGCGGTTCGGATGTTCTTCTTGATGGTCTGAAGGATAACGGTGCTAACGTAGTGGAATTTGCTGCGTACAGGTTAAAAGAAGTTGGAATGACAAATGATCTGATGCGCATAATGGACGGTCTCGAGGACGGTTCTATCGATGTGATGGCATTTACAAGTCCGATGTCTGCTGAATCATTCATTGGATTGCTGGATCAGAGATACGGTCATAGTAAGGCCGCAATGATGATGGATAAGGTAAAGGTGGCTGCGATAGGAAAACCCACATCCCTTAGATTGCAATCATTAGGTCGCGTTCCTGATATCGTTCCGGAGAAAACTACTTTCTTGGATATGCTTCAGGCGATAAAGGATCATCAGAAGTAA
- a CDS encoding energy-coupling factor ABC transporter substrate-binding protein: MEKKNHKYVYIAGFGIIALLVLCTLAIGANNGSEFGGSDDQGGSVIEEVSDSFDGPWWNGIYGDYEIPGETESMLFALQAAIGAIIIGFFIGYVYRGKRDEKINLKSEKEDKVKE; this comes from the coding sequence ATGGAAAAGAAAAATCATAAATATGTTTACATCGCGGGATTTGGGATAATCGCACTGTTGGTGTTATGCACGTTGGCGATCGGTGCTAACAATGGTTCCGAATTCGGCGGATCGGACGATCAAGGTGGCAGTGTCATCGAGGAAGTAAGCGATAGTTTCGATGGGCCTTGGTGGAATGGCATCTATGGTGATTATGAGATCCCCGGAGAGACCGAGAGCATGTTGTTTGCTCTGCAGGCAGCCATTGGAGCGATAATTATCGGATTTTTCATCGGATATGTTTATCGTGGAAAGCGTGACGAGAAGATCAATTTGAAATCTGAGAAGGAAGACAAAGTAAAAGAGTGA
- a CDS encoding energy-coupling factor ABC transporter ATP-binding protein, with protein sequence MVSEFIFETKGLVHAYNNSKKDSIKDISIKIRKGKKTILLGANGTGKSTLFYHFNGVFKPKEGSVYYNGEPLSYEKEDLKKLRSEVAVVLQNPDDQIFSATVEEDVAFGLLNMDMPHDEVDKRIDEVLFIVGLSDCRMKPTQQLSYGQRKRIAFAGALATRPKVLILDEPTAGLDPQMAQEIMEIADQLHHLGTDVIISTHDVDLAYAWADEIHVLRNGTLVYSGDSEGFYSDPVQVSMSGLMPPSMFAINVNIAAVDGRHSDPYPRTRAQLLSKMSSKDVKTGTVFTMSVVDFIDQEMVDKILQKAGDNAAVGIFGTDARKLAFEAGLRLDYVFNGVENCIIEALLGSNAVIIHDSSVKDMIIQKISDIRKFGVNICTDGD encoded by the coding sequence ATGGTTTCGGAATTCATCTTCGAGACCAAGGGATTGGTGCATGCATACAACAACAGCAAGAAGGATTCCATAAAGGACATCAGCATAAAGATAAGAAAGGGAAAGAAAACGATCCTTCTGGGTGCAAACGGAACAGGAAAGTCCACTTTGTTCTATCATTTCAACGGCGTCTTCAAACCAAAGGAAGGTTCGGTTTATTACAACGGTGAACCGCTAAGTTATGAGAAGGAGGACCTCAAGAAACTTCGTTCAGAGGTTGCGGTGGTGCTACAGAATCCCGACGATCAGATATTTTCTGCCACGGTGGAAGAGGACGTCGCATTCGGTCTTCTGAATATGGATATGCCTCACGATGAGGTGGATAAGCGCATAGATGAGGTACTTTTCATCGTTGGGTTATCGGATTGCAGGATGAAACCAACTCAGCAGTTATCTTATGGACAGAGGAAGAGGATAGCGTTCGCGGGCGCATTGGCCACAAGACCGAAGGTACTGATACTCGATGAACCGACGGCAGGGTTAGACCCGCAGATGGCACAGGAGATCATGGAGATCGCAGATCAATTGCATCATCTGGGCACAGACGTGATAATCTCCACCCATGATGTAGACCTGGCCTATGCTTGGGCTGACGAGATACACGTCCTTCGCAATGGTACTTTGGTATATTCTGGCGATTCTGAGGGATTCTATTCTGATCCGGTCCAGGTATCAATGTCAGGATTGATGCCACCGTCAATGTTCGCCATAAATGTGAACATTGCTGCCGTGGATGGAAGACATTCAGATCCTTACCCGCGTACAAGGGCACAACTTCTTAGCAAGATGTCCTCAAAAGATGTCAAAACGGGTACGGTATTCACAATGTCCGTGGTGGATTTCATTGATCAAGAAATGGTCGACAAGATATTGCAGAAGGCAGGGGATAATGCTGCGGTAGGAATATTCGGTACGGACGCAAGGAAGTTGGCATTCGAGGCCGGATTGAGACTGGATTATGTTTTCAACGGAGTGGAGAATTGCATAATAGAAGCTCTTCTTGGGAGCAATGCAGTGATAATACACGACAGTTCTGTCAAGGATATGATCATACAAAAGATATCCGATATCAGAAAATTCGGTGTCAATATTTGCACGGATGGTGACTGA